In the Populus trichocarpa isolate Nisqually-1 chromosome 1, P.trichocarpa_v4.1, whole genome shotgun sequence genome, cttTTGTGGGTGTTACCCAggataaagtaattttttttcttaacaaagaaaaaatttaattcagagGTGGAAAAGTGGGTGTTTCACGTAGATAGTAGGGGTAATtattttcggttcagtttttataaaaaaaaataagcaaactgaattttttttaaaaaaaccgaaaccagttcaaaccgaccggtttcggttcggttcggttttttagaacaaaaccagtcaaaccggtttggctcggttttttcggtttgctcggttttttccggtttggctcggttttttcctggtttggctcggttttttcccggtttgggttcggttcagttttttcggttttaggcttataaaaccggaaccgaaccggtcggtttttttaaaattttaatcggttttttttcacggttcggtttttttggttattttttttctagttttctcggtctttcggtttttttgctcaaccCTAATAGATAGCCTCGTGTAAAGGAGAGCAAATTTTATGAGTGTTTATATTCTTGGTTTTATTAGTTATTAGtcattaactatataaatattagaagaatattttattttttcaatatggaatCGGAaacttattattatatatattctatatttataaaaagaaagttgtatttttctaatgtgggataataaatcttttttatttaaatacttcaacttaaaagcaaaagataatatcttttgactatgagataaaaaatcttttaaagtttattaattatttagagCATATATAACCTACATCtacatggattgttttttaactttttcatgtgagatattaaaacctcaatatttttttatttttctgggttgacccgagtcCCAGCcccttaaagttttttttttaattgattttttttaatttcatcctttaacattatgttgattgggaattaattggactttataatttattttaattttttttatatgggtttTATCATAGTTTAATAATCCGAAATAtagatttgacagattaactcaggttaatcTATCACTATGTAAAGTGAACAATATGCCCTTAACATGAAACttgtaataattttattatttttatttatttaataaaaataaattataaaataatataaatttgtataaattttaaacttaaaaaactttaaaatatattaaaaaacaatataaatttatagCCCTGGAGTTCTCGAAGTCTGACCTTGACCCAGCTGGGTATGCATATGACGTATCTGACAAGTAAGAATGTGAGGGAGAAGACATTGAAGGCGGCTTCCTTTGGGAGACGTGTTTTTACCTCCTGATGTTTTAAAATTCTTCCACTTTGGAAGTGTTTTTTAGATTCCAGTATCATTTTCAAATTGACAACTTCCATTTCTGCCATTGCACATCTGAGCCAAgcaatttttgttatgattattATCCATATTCATATTTGGAaacgttatattttttttctactactAACGTAAAGATTAGAATAGATAATCATAAAACTCTAAGGGGTATAGCTCAACTGGTTATGTTCTAAGTTTGTTCTCTATAGATCACCAGTTTGAGTCTTATAAATTTCAggatcactggaggcttacatgatcattaattttaagacccggacatccatgttaataataataataaaaaaaaaaagaaatcaaaaaagGAGGGAGGAAATCTTCCCTTTACAAGAACTGCTCTCTTAATTGTTGCAATTTGCATGGGTATAATAAGGCTTGTAAGCCTATCTGTGTGCACAAAGTCAAAACCTTAATGGTGTTTGGTTTTAAGACTTAAAAGGCCCACTATTGACTTGGATAAATAATGGGCTTGTtgcaattattttggatattaatggGCCATTGCTTTCTATGCAGAAAAATCACTCAAATCAGTTTTATCAAAGAGTGAAAATGACAtgagttaaaatataaaaacaaggtTTCATTCAAATGTACCAGGctaattttctattaaaatatataatccaAACAgaaataattgtaaaaaaatttattgagttaaaaaaaatgattgagcAATAATCATCTGATTTCTAGttataaaatttagattaatgATGTATTGATTTAGAACTCGACCAACTGAAATGTACATgagttttggttaaaaaaatagaaataactcGGTCTGATCTAGTAAAAAACTAGAGTCAATACATGACCCGATTatcctggaaaaaaaatcaatcaaaactcattaatgtttttaaaaagtaaattatttaaaataatattgttttaatttttatttttttgaaaaaattaaagagtcaCCCGTAATCTATATTCCAAAGTTAACATTCGAGTGGAATTTTATAACTTTCATAAATAATACTTGGTGATTCTCATATCTAGTCAAGTATGGCTCCTATTCTTGCTGTAAAGCTTCGTGGTCTATGAACGATGATTGAAGCATTCTCAAGGAGGAGTaagattttatttgaagcaAGTATCTTATTCATTTCCAGTACAAGAACTTCCAGTTCTGTATGGTGAGGCTTCTGCTTTACGATGAAACTATAAGCATAAGTGTAATGACCATCAATTATTcttgtataatatatttaatccaAACATTTTGGGTGGGCTTTGATTTTTCTACAAAGGAGAATCGGATTTTAGATTTGATTGACAACCTACCTCTTGGATATTCTTTCATGTAGTGGTATCTTGAAcaggagaaaaataattaattataaatgctAAAACGCTtgttcaaattatattttaattacttgTTTATTAATTTGTCCTAGCTTGCTGttcaaaatatatctaaaatccCCTCGCAGCACATCCATGTGGGATGTGGAGCATTgcaattttttccttcttgaaaTTCTACTAAATCGTATCATAAATTTACAATCACATTTTACGATTAAGATCTAGATGATAAAATGGAGTTCTTATGCTAGTTAGGGTTGGCTTTCACATCATTTTGTCAAACCCATGCATCAAATAAAGATTTAAGACGGGTTTGATAATGCAGGgtagaaaatgattttaaaaaatattaaaatagttttttatattaacatattaaaatctttaaaaaatactaaactaGGTAAGTTTATACCAGCTCTGAGGTTTATGGGACTTGAATTGGTAATTTCTGGAGAACAAAACCAAAACTTGactaaatctattttttctttttataaaatgtgGGGTTGAAGCAAAGGGTACAGTCTCCTACAACGCAATCGTCTTTTTAATAACCGCCTCCCTACAATCCCCGACACCAGAATCCACTCCTCGCACCGAATCACAATAATCACTCATCGATGTCGGCACATCACCATCACATTCCACGTTCCTCTCACATTCACTAGCCATGTCAACATTCTGTTTTTGCTTCTTTACGGTCCAAGTTTCATGTGGTTTCTCCACCTTCAGCTTGAGGGGATGTATTATGATATGTGAtgtaatatagaaaatattgtatttttctatatatatttatcctgCGCAGCACGCTACACAGTAACTATTGTATGTTGTCCTAATTATATATACAGAAGAGATGGCTACAGATTATGTATGCCCTTCAATCAATTACAGTTTATGCTTCaactatctattttttttctttttataaaatgtgGGGTTGGAGAagagggttttttattttattttaagaattaataaatatGAATGCTATTTGATAACATAAACCATCATAAATTTATGTTAAGTCACGGTACGTAATGAAATTTAGAGGACTGTAATCGTTGCTCTTTCAATCAAACGTTAGGAGAGAGAGGCAACATATTTTATCAAGACAAAGACAACAACACTTGTTTACATGTCTGTGTAAAGACAACGGAGAAATCGCCAAAGAGATAGATTTGACCTTATAGGCCAATCAAAAGTTTCGGCTATGGTGGAGAGCACCTTTTACGTAGAAAATTACAAGGCTCAATGAGCTGAATGAATGGTGCCTCCTCGCATGTGTTCTTGCTGAAAACTATCTCTATAGCTTAAGCATTTCAAGGCTTTACACATTTTCCTGCATTTTTATAATGTCAAACAAATTCAAAGAGAAGAATAATATCTCCATTTATAGTATTTAATCAGTGGATTCCAGATCATGcacgattatatatatatatatatatatatatatatatatatatatatatatatatatattcttttattaagagtgattattttcggttcggtttgatttttatcaaaaaaagtaactaaaCCGGTTTTTttaaaccgaaaccggttcaaaccgacaggttttggttcggttcgattattttagaacaaaaacctaTTCAAACTGACCAgttttggtttggctcggtttttttctttttgggttcagttcggttttttcggtttcagacttataaaaccaaaaccaaaccggtcggtttttttaaaattataataaatttaattgattttttttacaattcagttttttcagttatttttttaattttctcaatttaatcaatttttcagtttttttaacaaCACCTATCTCCTATCGTTTTCTATATTGTATTAGAAATTTACGttctaaattcaaattttgattgaatatataatatataaaatagaaaggGCAGATCAAGGGTTTTTGGTCAACgtaaattcaaaattgattaaatttaacttattttagataattattatttttaatcattataaaaaaaaactatgtagataaaaattatataaattttgatttatctaGTTTAGATCTATACTTGAActgaataatatatcaaaatatatattaaattacataaacTTCTTCAATATACCTTTCATGAATATAAACAGATTAAGTACAATGGAGCACTAATTATTAATCCCATATAACATATAACCAtgaccccataaaaaaaatgaaaaaaaattagaatcttCTTTAGTTGTCTATGCTATCTCcatctattatattttaattacctGGTTAGGAGTACTTGTTCGATATGATTGAATTACTGTCTTGccagtttttaaatatttttttgttttaaattaatttttttatatttttaatcatttcaagattatcaaaaataaaatttaataaataaaaaaattattttaatgcatttctaagaaaaaaacactttgaaaaacaacctctACTAGTGTTCCAAACACTCCGGAGTGTggtaaatgttgtttttcaaagtatttttttactttgaaatgcattaaaataatattaattttattttttaaaatttatttttaatatcagcacgtcaaaataatttaaaaacaaaaaaaaattaatttgaacctaaaatatttcattttttttataaaatatagttggaccacaatatcaaacataccTAATACGCAAACTAAGCATAATTAAACTTACcagctttttaaattttgagatATCAATACAAGTGGATTTGTTatctatattaatgttttaaatctgaattaaaaagcaaattattAGCAAACAAGATTTCTTCATATATGGGATGGTATCAAACAAAAAGGCAACTGGATTGAGACGCAgtcatgatcatgatcatgttTTTAATACCATTTATCTGTTTAAAAACTTGACCCCACTCCCTCCACGGGTTGATTTGTCAACTAGGTGATTTGATATCTAGGTCCATCGGGTTTTAATAGCTAGGTtagaatttgttaatttttattttattttttaaattattattattatttatttattatatatataaaaaaatagaatttgttCCGgctttaaaaactataatttcatataatttaaaatgtcattttacATTTTTCGTCGACACGAGTGGGAACAAACCGAAATAACTGGCTTGTTTCACCAATTGTTCTTTTCCattaaaaactcttttattgatttttttactacttcactcataatatttattacatttgATCCAACTTAATTAtgtattatcttttttattaaataccggtacttgatatttaaaaaaattaatccattaattcaataataacattttttttcttttcaaaagatattgaatattttaaagTGATTTAACTATACATACTCTATATTATATGTTTATGTGTGCATATATTAAGTATAAAGCTAAAAAATGCGGGGAAgatattgaatattttaaagtgatttaactttatattatttttttttcacatccaTTAGCATTATggattactattataatttatatttttttctttattttcaccttttttttctttggttattgatttttttaacttagtttttatattatatgtttattgagatttaaagctaataatttattttaatttatcttttatatggttattacggtattaaaaaaatatctcaacatcaagctgatataaaaaaatatcatagcaATGCGATATAGTCTGTTTCTTAAAAAGTTTAGTCCGATTCACAACGGAGCGTAATCAAGTTTGCTATTACATATTCtaaaatatgtattaatttaataatatcatatatgataaatatttatttggtcTAGTAGCTAGGTgttatataatacaaatataaaaatagatattttatatattttaaaacaaaattagaaatataaaattgaaatgaacccataataaaactttttataacaattaaaaatgagGTAATGGTATTGAAGATTCTAGTGGCATCACCCATCCTATGGGTACAAGGTGAAAACCGGTTCATCATtattgaaagcaaaagaaagcaCAATTCTCTCTCTATCCATCCACTAGAAACCAAAGTTGGCTTTTTTTTAAGAGGAGGAGACCAGAACCAGATCATAGAATGGCATACGTCAGCAGAACCCGAAATCAAAAGGACAGAtataaaataagaggaaaaaaaaaaacaaccatctTTATTTTACAAAGAATATACCATAGTTTGTCTCAacaacccaaataaaaaaattgatctaaaatCTTAGctgattatttttaagaaaataaaaattgatttaataaatcttatttaacttttttttaaaaaaatattgttttaattaatacatatcaattcaagttaattttcaaatttatgtttgatattgtaatgtagaataatttttttaaaaaaattttacttgcagacattataattttttttaattttttatatgaatgaattaaaatgattaaaaatattaaattattaattcttttaaataaatcacATTTTTATAGAGGGTTCAAAAACGGAATTGGCATGGTCAGATTAataattttgctttattttttttttaatattaaaaccatgttattttaagtgtaaaaaaaggaaattcCTTTATGCCATTAATCATTCACAactcaaaaaacaaacacaacaatACTATAGAAGTTTCTCCTCTAACCCAACCCAACTTTCTTTCTGTTTAACTCTTCCTTCTAAAGCTCAAATCTTTTTCCACTTCCATTGATAAAAAGACAAGCTTTTGTTGTTTGAAAGCTCAttatttgatgaagaaaatcttggtgaaaCTTTTTGTTACAAGTTTTGAGGTTTAGATCAAAATGGGTTTTGTTTACAacaaattttttgttattttcttgtcCAAATTTTCTGTTTTGTATCCTAATCTTGTCTAGATCTGTTGATGGTGTGTTCAGTTTTTTTCTGTTACTAGAAACAAGAAAGCCCATTTGTCTATATTTTTGGCAGGTCATagtgatataaatatatattaagacagactttcttgaattttgaagaattaaagTTTGATCTTGAGAGAGGGGGAGCAAGAAAGGATggatattgatgattttagatCAATATTGGAGAGTTCAGGTGTTGACGTTTGGAATTTTATTGATACAGCAATTGATGTGGCTTCTTTGGATTTTGGGTCTGAATTGAAGAGAAGGAGAGATGATATTGTGGCGAGATTATTTGCAGCATCAAGCTCATGTAGTAGATGTAGGGACCGGAGTTTTGATGATATTGACATTAACAATACTGCTAATGGGAATGGAATGAAGGATCTTGCAGAGAAAGAGAGTAGccatgaagaagagaaagggagaagggTGTATGCAGATTCTCCAGTAACACCAAGGTCCGttaatggtgatggtgatgatgaggaACTGGATCCGTTTGGAGGGTTGTTTGATGATGAGCCGAAGAAGATTTTGGATATCAAGCAACAGCTTGAAGATCTTGACcaggttttgatttattttttttgctgctTTTTAGTTGGGGGGTGTTTGGTTTGACTTTGGTTTCTTTTTGTGTTATGGTTTAGCCTGAAGATTCTTTGGTTGATTTGCTTCAAAGTTTAGCAGATATGGATATCACATTTCAGGCACTTAAGGTGATTGTTTGAACAATTTTTCAACTTCTATTGTTGCTGTGTTTGTTCTTGTTGGTGAATTCTTGTTGCTAATTTTCTGGTTACTGTTTAATGGTGTTTAGGAGACTGATATTGGAAGGCATGTGAATCGATTGCGAAAGCATCCATCTAATGATGTTAAGAGATTAGTGAAGCAACTTGTCAGGTATTGAAGATACTAAGTTGTAGAAAATATGAGTTTCTGGCAGTTTCTTGTATTATCTGCTTGAATGAAGTAGCagttaaaatgtttttcctcTTGTGGACTTGGTGATTGTGTCcagaaaatggaaagaaattgTAGATGACTGGGTGAGGTTGAATCCACACGGAGAGCGTGCATCCTCTGGTTTAATGGGTAACATTCATCATCATTcacaaattttcttttctgggaAAAACTGGTTATAAAGTGGAATAGAGAATTAAAATTGAAGGGATTAATGAGTTACAAATGGAAGTTAACGAGCTTGTTTCTGCAGCTTACGGGGACTCACCTCAGCAGAAGATTCCCCAGAATGGTCGTCACCAGGTGAAAGACAATCTTTCCTTGTGCCAttgaaaagtttttgaaagtGCCAAAAATTCTCCCTTCTGTTTCCTTTCTAAGATTCTGTTTTTTCAGGTTCCTGATTTTGCATACTCTCCCAATCCTCACAGTGAGTGAAGAATCAGTTTCAAAGTTGGATTTGGTTTATATTTCATTGTCTTTTTGCCTTTGATTAATCTGTTGTCTGTTTCCCTTCTATTTGCTAATGTCTTATGTAGATGGGAGTTCTGGATCAGATAGGAATAATTCTGAACCAGAAAGAAAACCGAAACTGGCTCCTCCTCGAAATGAAGCTCTGACCAAACCTATTAAAAAATCAGTTCCTGCATCTTCATCTGCTCCTCACAATGTACAGGTATCAAGCTTATGCATTTATGTTTGCCTAAAAGAAGCAGAACAAGAGCATCCCAAATAGcaaatttatatagtttaccTGTTCTGAAGATCACACAGTCATTGAGATCACCATTTCACTGATTTTTTCAAGGACTTGATATCTATGGTTTTGTAGAGACAAAGAGAACAACCGAAAGAGAACAAATTTGATGCTGATCAAAAGTTTGCCTCGGCAAGTAAAAGGCTTCAAGCGAATTATAAGGAAGCTGAAAATGGTTTGATTTCTGCTCCTTGTTTTCTGTGTGAATTTGGTTTTCTGAAGTTCACATTCTACAATGTTACTCATTGGTAATTGGTGTCATGCTGCTTTGCTTTGTGAagccaaaaaacaaagaacaattcAAGTGATGGACATTCACGAGATACCGAAACCCAAGAATAAGAATACCTTCTTTGCAAAGAACAGAGGTGGTGGCTCTCATCAAGGGAGGCACTGGTGATTTTTGGCAAAGAGATCACACAATGACCTCCATACTTGAAATCTAAGGACCTGTGGGGGGCACTGGAAAGCCTGAGtccattttatccttttatattgTTTCTTTAAGAGGGGAAaacctctaatttttttcttatgataagAAAAAACCCTTAATATAGCTCATTGGAAAATAGGTTTTTGAGGTTCtcatttgaaaacaaaaggaaagcaaTATTCCTTAATTTGCCCTCATCCCCCATCATAGAAAGAACCCTTCAAGGAGCTCATAAGAAAATAGACTACTGTTGAGGTTCTCATCGACAAACTGCCATGTGAGTGATGAGACTAGTTGGCCTAGTTGGACATTGTTTTTTCGGCATAGATAAAGTTTTTCTAAGGTTTGTCTGGATTCTTCCATCATTATCTTGAGCTTAACAAGGAAATTGTTTACATCTCCTAGATGATACAGTGACACCAAATGCTTACTTAAGATAATGGTAATTAAAGGTCAAGGACTTTGGTAGGTCCAAGATGGTGGGGATTAGGTTGTTGATGATGGGGGAGGAAAGGTTTGCACCAGCCATTATCCTATTATTAATGGGTTTCTTGAAAAAGAATGGATGGGGGAATGCTAGTCAAATTGCCTTAACAGGCTGCCCATAGCTCTTGTTGGAGACTGCTTTCCTTCAACACCTGGACTGCTATGCTTTGGTGGGTTTCAATTCCTTTTTTGAAAATCTGTTATATGAATtagctttttcttcttttttttaactgttttttaGCAGAAAAGTTAAGGCTTCATAGCTGTTTCCCAGCCACCAAGTAAAGTCACCAAGCTTGTAATGACAGGGTTGATCTTAGTCAAATTGCCTTAACTGGCTGTCCATCAAATAAGGTCATCAAGCTTGTAATGATACGCGGCAACCTTGTAATTTACCAAAAACATGGGTATgattaaaaagaaggaaaagaagtcATGATATCATCTTATTTTTCACAATaatatatatccaaaaattGAAGAACATGAAATTCCCCtaccttttcaaaataaaataaaattatgggaTCCGACTTTGAGACTTTATACTCATTAGGAATACTTtaaatgcatgaaaatatttctaaattgcTAGTCCATGAATCATATACCTAGGTTCCAATACGGGATCATTTTTGTTGAATCTTTTAGTCCTTGGATCTTGATTATTATTGTAACTTAATCCTTCATGTTTGAAAATCgataatttaatcctttaactCTCATGGAGTATtgtattgttaaaataaaaatgatttggttTCTCTCTGGATCctcactatatattttttttaatagaaatttaaattgataaaggGCACATTTGGAATTTAAAGGAACTCTTAATAAGAGTTGAGGGACTGAGTTATCTATTTTTCAAACACAAAGGATTAAATTATAATCATGTTTAGAATCGAGGGATTAATGAATAATTTACTTGTTTCTTTTTCATCAATACCAACTTCAACTATTGTATACAGTAGAGCATGAGGTAATAAggcttatttttcatatattttttttcaattttgaagaGGATTAAATTGACTAGACTCCCACTCATCAAAATCTAGCAATGTTACTAAtatgtaaagaaaattaaattgagtCTTTTGGATAATGTTTGATGACAGAGACTTTTTAGGAATAGTTCTTTATTGTGCTCGTTGATGCTGATTGATTGCAAGATCATGTAAAACAACAGGAGCAGGGCACAGAAAGCACTGAATATGGCTGTGTTTACATCGTTCCTGCTGCTTTCatcatttgaaaacaaatcaattacgTAGTTATTACAACCAGCTTGGCAGGTGCTAgagaaaaattaacttaaatcaaACTAGTTTAACCTAATTAAGATCAACCAACAATTCAATCAATTCAGTCAAAATCatgttcaatttattattatttttttaaatgatatcaatttgattttttttaagaaattaaaattattaatttaggccttgtttgtttcaaggaaaatgaattcctgaaATTCATTTTCCTTACTTTCCCATGTTTGGCAACATTACGAAAAAGTAGTCAATGAAAACTTAATTCCAGTCAACAAAAAAACACCGTTTTATCaaaggaaagtattttcctcctgataaagaaaggaaaacacatttttttttttttcaatacaccTATTTTCACAAATCACGATCTCTCCCTGCTCGTTCgtgctctctgtttttctttgtgTTCGTCTGTTCGGAGGGGAAGGGGGGAAGGTGGTGCAACCGGAGACGAGGCTAACACTCTGTTTCTGTCTCGTTTGCTTCTCCAGTCGTCCCCTGGTTTTCTCTGTGTTCTCCCTTGGGTTCTGTCTCtggttttcttatgatttttctctAGTTCCCGTCGCTGTGTTTTTTCTCTGTTCTTCCCCTCTTTGCCTCTGTTCTGCTCTGCCTTTTATAGAGCCAGAGAGCTTGCCCCTCTAACCAGTCCCTGTTACAGTCCTGCATTTACAGGACTGTTAATCAATCCACGAGCGGGATCGTGGGCAAAAGAAGTGGTCCATGATCGGATCGAATTGCTGCCGTTTTCCCTGTTGAATAGGTTTTCTCCGCGCGAAATGGAAGGGATAATGAACAGCTCTTCAAAACGGTGCCATTTGTGTCCTTGGGAATGactatttttcactttggtccctgAACTTCCGACATTTATCAATTAGGTCCCTGAttccattaattaaataattccaagtccaattaagtccccaaacttctaaattaaaaattaattcattaataaattattttccagttcattttccataacataaccaaacactggaaagtattttccagttcattttccataacactaccaaatatcggaaaatactttcccggaattcactttccaggaattcactttccaaaaagaaacaactttcctgcaaacaaacggagccttAGATTAACCTGCCTGCCTAACTTGtaatctttcaagtttcaacccaACTGAGTTTAACTTTTATCAATACCGTCAAATTTTTTGCCTCATCACTTCCACTCATCGACTGTTGTTACTCAGGAGTGCAACACAACAACTACAAGACAGAAGAGAAGACCACTGCTCTCCTACTGTATTGGCCATTGAAGTGAGTGATTATAGATTGGTCCTAACTAGTCTATCCACATGCATGGAGCTGATCTGTTAAGAAGGTCTTTGGCCCTTGGTTAAAGGGTGCTTAAGCTACCAAGGTAATCTAACCAACTTTACTGGTATGGCAAGCACGttgaaacatgaaaaatctGG is a window encoding:
- the LOC7492034 gene encoding probable mediator of RNA polymerase II transcription subunit 26c codes for the protein MDIDDFRSILESSGVDVWNFIDTAIDVASLDFGSELKRRRDDIVARLFAASSSCSRCRDRSFDDIDINNTANGNGMKDLAEKESSHEEEKGRRVYADSPVTPRSVNGDGDDEELDPFGGLFDDEPKKILDIKQQLEDLDQPEDSLVDLLQSLADMDITFQALKETDIGRHVNRLRKHPSNDVKRLVKQLVRKWKEIVDDWVRLNPHGERASSGLMAYGDSPQQKIPQNGRHQVPDFAYSPNPHNGSSGSDRNNSEPERKPKLAPPRNEALTKPIKKSVPASSSAPHNVQRQREQPKENKFDADQKFASASKRLQANYKEAENAKKQRTIQVMDIHEIPKPKNKNTFFAKNRGGGSHQGRHW